Genomic DNA from Etheostoma cragini isolate CJK2018 unplaced genomic scaffold, CSU_Ecrag_1.0 ScbMSFa_16, whole genome shotgun sequence:
ACACCTACGTCCTAGAAGACTGTCACACCTACGTCCTAGAAGACTGTCACACCTACGTCCTAGAAGACTGTCACACCTCCACCGCTCTCCCATTGAGAGCTTTCTTCTCCGTCTGGTACGCCGACCGCAACGCCGCAGATCACAAGGCACTAAGAGAGTAGTGAAATCTGCACAAAGGACTACTTTCTCCCAGCTGCCCTCGGTCCACAACACATCACCAACACATCACCAACCCTTCACCAACACTTCACCAACACTTCACCAACACATCACCAACACATCACCAATGCTTCACCAACACATCACCAACACATCACCAACGCTTCACCAACACTTCACCAACACATCACCAACGCTTCACCAACACTTCACCAACACATCACCAACGCTTCACCAACACTTCACCAACGCTTCACCAACGCATCACCAACACTTCACCAACGCTTCACCAATGCTTCACCAACACATAACCAACGCATCACCAACGCTTCACCAACACATCACCAACGCTTTACTAACGCTTCACCAACGCTTTACTAACGCTTCACCAACACATCATCAACGCTTcatcaacaaagacaaaaccttTGTTAAGGATGTTGTGTACAGAACACTGTTCTCCACCTGCACTTTGGTATCTTATGCTGCGTAGGTCTAGGTGTGGTAACCTGTAGGTCTAGGTTACCAAACCTAGACCTACAGGTTACCAACCTGCACCTACaggttattatttttaaaaacggAGAGGTAGAAATGTcagtttatgaaaatagccgccCACGTGTAAACGTGGCTTGAATCTGGATTAACTGCCCCGTTGGGCTGTGAAACTTGCCCTCCACGGGGCCGTGTGGAGGCGCTGGGTGAAACCTGCCCTCTACGGGGCCGTGTGGAGGCGCTGGGTGAAACCTNNNNNNNNNNNNNNNNNNNNNNNNNNNNNNNNNNNNNNNNNNNNNNNNNNNNNNNNNNNNNNNNNNNNNNNNNNNNNNNNNNNNNNNNNNNNNNNNNNNNNNNNNNNNNNNNNNNNNNNNNNNNNNNNNNNNNNNNNNNNNNNNNNNNNNNNNNNNNNNNNNNNNNNNNNGGGCCGTGTGGAGGCGCTGGGTGAAACCTGCCCTCTACGGGGCCGTGTGGAGGCGCTGGTGAGAGTAGAGAGAACTACTCTGAGCAAAACACTTCCCACATTGCTCACACCAGTGCGGCTTCTCTCCGGTGTGAACGCGCCGGTGTTTTTTAAGGTCACTACTCTGAGTGAAAGCTGccccacattgatcacagctgAACGGCttttctccagtgtgaatgcgccGGTGTGTCGTAAGGTGACTGTTGTGAGAAAAGGTTTTCCCACATTGCTCACACCAGTACGGCTTCTCCCCGGTGTGAACGCGCCGGTGGCTTTCAGCATGTTCTGGAGTTTTGAACATTTTCTCACAGAGATCACAGCTGTGCGGTTTGTCTCCGGTGTGAATGCGCTGGTGTCTTTTAAGGTGGTTACTCTCAGTAAATTTTTTCCCACATAGATCACACGTGTATGGTTTATCTCCGGTGTGAATGCGCCGGTGTCGTTTAAGGTGACCGCTCTCAGCAAATGTTTTCCCACATAGATCACAGCTGTGAGGCTTCTCTCCAGTATGAATGCGTTGATGGTTTGTTAGGTTACCCTTTTGTGTGAAAGCTGccccacattgatcacagctgaacggcttctctccagtgtgagcTCTCTGATGAATCTTTAAATATCCAGATGTTGAGAAGGATTTGTCACAGTGCTGACAGCGGTGACGTTTGGgtctctgtccttctctccGTTTCTATAgcaacagacaaaaagagatAGAGCGCCAGTGAACAACCTTT
This window encodes:
- the LOC117940069 gene encoding zinc finger protein 239-like, with translation KRREGQRPKRHRCQHCDKSFSTSGYLKIHQRAHTGEKPFSCDQCGAAFTQKGNLTNHQRIHTGEKPHSCDLCGKTFAESGHLKRHRRIHTGDKPYTCDLCGKKFTESNHLKRHQRIHTGDKPHSCDLCEKMFKTPEHAESHRRVHTGEKPYWCEQCGKTFSHNSHLTTHRRIHTGEKPFSCDQCGAAFTQSSDLKKHRRVHTGEKPHWCEQCGKCFAQSSSLYSHQRLHTAP